Proteins co-encoded in one Candidatus Stoquefichus sp. SB1 genomic window:
- a CDS encoding amidophosphoribosyltransferase gives MSGFFGVASKNDCVMDLFFGVDYHSHLGTRRGGMAVYGKDGFNRSIHNIENSPFRTKFDKDVDEFEGKIGIGCISDNEAQPLLVNSHLGSFAITTVGRINNLDELKDKCFEHGKTHFLEMSGGVINPTEMVAAIMNQKESIVEGIKHVQEVVKGSMSILIMTKDGIYCARDKFGRTPVIIGSKNDAHCVTFESSAFLNLGYHHEKDLGPGEIVFMTHDYLKQEQAPFEKMKICSFLWVYYGYPTSTYEGENVEMMRNRCGELLAKRDDAHPDYVAGVPDSGIAHAVGYANQSGIPFARPFIKYTPTWPRSFMPSSQGQRNLIAKMKLIPVQELIKDKSLLLIDDSIVRGTQLRETTEFLYESGAKEVHVRPACPPILFGCKFLNFSRSSSEMDLITRRVIRDLEGKEEISEEVLKEYANPDSQRYQSMLEEIRRRLKFTSLRYHRLDDMVESIGLKPCDLCTYCFSGEE, from the coding sequence ATGAGTGGTTTTTTTGGTGTGGCATCTAAAAATGATTGTGTAATGGATTTGTTTTTTGGTGTGGATTATCATTCACATTTAGGAACACGTAGAGGTGGAATGGCGGTTTATGGAAAAGATGGATTTAATAGATCTATTCATAATATTGAAAATTCACCTTTTAGAACTAAGTTTGATAAAGATGTTGATGAATTTGAAGGAAAAATAGGAATTGGGTGTATTTCTGATAATGAAGCTCAACCATTGTTGGTCAATTCACATTTAGGATCTTTTGCAATTACAACAGTAGGAAGAATTAATAATTTAGATGAATTAAAAGATAAATGTTTTGAACATGGGAAAACTCATTTCTTAGAAATGAGTGGGGGAGTTATTAATCCTACAGAAATGGTTGCGGCAATCATGAACCAAAAGGAATCTATTGTTGAAGGAATTAAACATGTTCAAGAAGTTGTCAAGGGATCAATGAGTATATTGATTATGACAAAAGATGGGATTTATTGTGCAAGAGATAAATTTGGGAGAACCCCTGTTATTATTGGCTCAAAAAATGATGCACACTGTGTAACGTTTGAAAGTTCTGCGTTCTTAAATTTAGGTTATCATCATGAAAAGGATTTAGGACCTGGAGAAATTGTTTTTATGACGCATGATTATTTAAAACAAGAACAGGCGCCATTTGAAAAAATGAAAATATGTTCATTTTTATGGGTTTATTATGGTTATCCAACATCTACATATGAAGGTGAAAATGTTGAGATGATGCGTAATCGCTGTGGTGAACTTTTAGCAAAACGCGATGATGCTCATCCTGATTATGTTGCTGGTGTTCCTGATTCTGGAATTGCTCATGCAGTAGGGTATGCAAATCAGTCTGGAATTCCTTTTGCTCGACCATTTATTAAATATACACCAACATGGCCACGTTCATTTATGCCATCAAGTCAAGGTCAAAGAAACTTAATTGCAAAAATGAAATTAATTCCTGTTCAAGAATTGATTAAAGATAAGAGTTTGTTATTGATTGATGATTCTATTGTAAGAGGAACACAGTTAAGAGAAACAACTGAATTTTTATATGAATCTGGTGCCAAAGAAGTTCATGTAAGACCTGCTTGTCCACCAATCTTATTTGGCTGTAAGTTCTTAAATTTCTCACGTTCAAGTTCAGAAATGGATTTAATCACAAGAAGGGTTATTCGTGATTTAGAAGGAAAAGAAGAAATTAGTGAAGAAGTTTTAAAGGAGTATGCGAATCCAGATAGCCAAAGATATCAATCAATGTTAGAAGAAATTCGTAGAAGATTAAAATTTACATCTTTAAGATATCATCGTTTAGATGATATGGTTGAATCTATTGGTTTAAAACCATGTGATTTATGTACATATTGTTTCAGTGGTGAAGAATAA
- a CDS encoding Gfo/Idh/MocA family protein, whose amino-acid sequence MKKYNWGIIGTGQIACSFAQSLLRVNNEIYGAYNRHVEKAQTFAQTYPVQHVYENLDDLLNDENIDIIYVSTPHNAHYEMIIKALQAHKHVLCEKAITVNDRQLEEAVSIAKENNLILMEAMTIYHMPLYKQLRQIVESGKIGQVKMIQVNFGSCKEYDVHNRFFSKDLAGGALLDIGVYATAFARYFLQSCPNTLITTNQYFETGVDEQSGIIMKNQDGQMVVMALTMRAKQPKRGVVAGEDGYIEINDYPRASQATITYTVDGHQEHIQAGDTSLGLDYEIIDMQNAVFEGNEKTLTFTRDVMKLLTEIRTQWGMVYPFE is encoded by the coding sequence ATGAAAAAATATAATTGGGGTATTATTGGAACTGGTCAAATTGCCTGTTCATTTGCACAGTCTTTATTAAGAGTTAACAATGAAATATATGGAGCTTATAATCGACATGTTGAAAAAGCCCAAACTTTTGCACAAACTTATCCGGTGCAACATGTCTATGAAAATCTTGATGATTTACTTAATGATGAAAATATCGATATTATTTATGTCTCAACACCTCATAATGCACATTATGAAATGATTATAAAAGCGTTGCAGGCACACAAACATGTTTTATGTGAAAAAGCGATTACAGTGAATGATCGTCAATTAGAAGAAGCTGTTTCGATAGCAAAAGAAAATAATTTAATTTTAATGGAAGCTATGACAATTTATCATATGCCACTTTATAAACAATTACGTCAAATCGTTGAAAGTGGAAAAATTGGTCAAGTTAAAATGATTCAAGTTAATTTTGGAAGCTGTAAAGAATATGATGTTCATAATCGCTTCTTCTCAAAGGATTTAGCAGGCGGAGCATTATTAGATATTGGGGTTTATGCAACAGCTTTCGCAAGATATTTCTTGCAATCTTGTCCAAATACATTGATTACAACAAACCAGTACTTTGAAACAGGTGTTGACGAACAGTCTGGTATTATTATGAAAAACCAAGATGGTCAAATGGTTGTAATGGCATTAACAATGCGTGCTAAACAGCCAAAACGTGGAGTTGTCGCTGGGGAAGATGGTTATATTGAAATCAATGATTATCCACGTGCTTCACAAGCCACTATCACATATACTGTTGATGGTCATCAAGAACACATTCAAGCGGGTGATACATCCCTTGGTTTGGATTATGAAATCATAGATATGCAAAATGCTGTTTTTGAAGGTAATGAAAAGACTCTAACTTTCACAAGAGATGTTATGAAATTATTAACTGAAATCAGAACACAGTGGGGAATGGTTTATCCTTTTGAATAA
- a CDS encoding tRNA threonylcarbamoyladenosine dehydratase gives MFSRFELLIGEEKLKQLQHQRIIVFGVGGVGGYVVEALVRSGIEHLTIVDNDEVSLTNLNRQIIATSKTIGKKKVQVMKERILSINPACHVETLEMFYLPKTADTIDLTQYDYVIDAIDTITAKIELALRCENAHIPLISSMGTGNKMNPAMLEVTDIYKTSVCPLAKVMRRELKARKVKHLKVVYSKEIPIKPSLSHEQTNKRMVPGSNAFVPSSAGLLIASEVIKDLLSK, from the coding sequence ATGTTTTCAAGATTTGAACTTTTAATTGGTGAAGAAAAATTAAAACAACTCCAACATCAACGTATTATTGTTTTTGGTGTAGGAGGTGTAGGTGGTTATGTGGTTGAGGCATTGGTGAGAAGTGGTATAGAGCATTTAACAATTGTAGATAATGATGAGGTTTCTTTAACTAATTTGAATCGACAGATTATTGCAACAAGTAAGACAATTGGTAAAAAGAAAGTCCAGGTTATGAAAGAAAGAATTTTATCGATAAATCCTGCTTGTCATGTTGAAACATTAGAAATGTTTTATTTGCCTAAAACAGCTGATACAATTGATTTAACACAATATGATTATGTTATTGATGCTATTGATACAATCACAGCAAAAATAGAACTTGCGCTACGTTGTGAAAATGCTCATATTCCCTTAATCAGTTCTATGGGAACAGGAAACAAAATGAATCCAGCTATGTTAGAAGTGACAGATATTTATAAAACATCTGTATGTCCTTTAGCGAAAGTTATGCGTCGAGAACTCAAGGCTCGCAAGGTCAAACATTTAAAAGTTGTTTATTCTAAAGAAATTCCTATAAAACCGAGTCTTTCTCATGAACAAACAAATAAAAGAATGGTGCCTGGAAGTAACGCATTTGTGCCTTCTAGTGCAGGTCTATTAATAGCCAGTGAAGTGATTAAAGATTTACTTTCAAAGTAA
- a CDS encoding tRNA 2-thiocytidine biosynthesis TtcA family protein, which produces MDRTKTIEQSIIKKYRKQIWRKFVKGVQTYDLIQPGDKIAVCISGGKDSMLMAKLLQELKRHGKFDFGLVFLSMDPGYNEKNRQKIEENARILNIPVEFFESDIFQVVANIEKSPCYLCARMRRGFLYAKAKELGCNKIALGHHFDDVIETILMGMFYGSQVQTMMPKLHSTNFEGMELIRPMYLIEEKDIIHWCQYNDLTFIQCACRFTEEMEELGEVQHTSKREEMKNLLKYLETMNPNVKKNVFKSVENVNLATIIAYSDDEGSHHFLDHYDKGEE; this is translated from the coding sequence ATGGACAGAACAAAAACAATTGAGCAAAGCATTATAAAAAAATATAGAAAACAAATATGGCGAAAGTTTGTCAAAGGAGTACAAACATATGATTTAATACAACCGGGAGATAAGATAGCAGTGTGTATTTCTGGTGGTAAGGATTCAATGTTAATGGCTAAACTTTTACAAGAACTTAAACGTCATGGGAAATTTGATTTTGGATTAGTGTTTTTGTCTATGGATCCTGGATATAATGAAAAAAATCGACAGAAGATAGAAGAAAATGCACGTATATTAAATATTCCAGTTGAATTTTTTGAATCAGATATCTTTCAAGTCGTTGCTAATATTGAAAAATCACCTTGCTATTTATGTGCAAGAATGAGAAGAGGTTTCTTATATGCAAAAGCCAAGGAATTAGGATGTAATAAAATTGCGTTGGGGCATCATTTTGATGATGTGATTGAAACAATATTGATGGGAATGTTTTATGGTTCTCAAGTTCAAACGATGATGCCAAAACTTCATAGTACAAATTTTGAAGGAATGGAATTAATTAGACCAATGTATTTAATTGAGGAAAAAGATATTATTCATTGGTGTCAATATAATGATCTAACTTTTATTCAATGTGCTTGTCGTTTTACTGAAGAAATGGAAGAATTAGGTGAAGTTCAACATACATCCAAAAGAGAAGAAATGAAAAACTTACTTAAATATTTAGAAACTATGAATCCAAACGTGAAAAAGAACGTTTTTAAGAGTGTTGAAAATGTTAATTTAGCAACCATTATTGCTTATAGTGATGATGAAGGTAGTCATCATTTCTTAGACCATTATGATAAGGGAGAAGAATAA